One segment of Panicum virgatum strain AP13 chromosome 3K, P.virgatum_v5, whole genome shotgun sequence DNA contains the following:
- the LOC120698411 gene encoding probable apyrase 7, with amino-acid sequence MRLSSSLQDLPTFTRIDALERGSSIGSDLSSGRAKPVRTLQRDGPVASFSKERTPPSSPTNRKKCMRAAGCAIALILLVFFAYASWRYFHLFLSQGNSEYYVVLDCGSTGTRVYVYEWHINHNDANGFPIVLKPLGNAPKKKSGKLTRLYQRMETEPGLSKLVHNEAGLKKALEPLLQMAEKQIPRRAHKHTPLFLYATAGVRKLPSADSEWLLDKAWDVLKNSSFLCSRDRVKIITGMDEAYYGWIALNHHMNMLGTSSSKMTYGSLDLGGSSLQVTFETDKTVQDETSISLRIGSVDHHLSAYSLTGYGLNDAFDKSVAHLVKKLGGVANNGKVQVKHPCLQTGYKEDYVCSYCHPLKQDGSPRVGEKTTGKEKQGVAVELVGAPQWNECSALAKVTVNLSEWSSASPGLDCNLHPCALASNFPQPHGKFFAMSGFFVVFKFFNLTADATLVDVLKRGQEFCEKPWKVAKSSVPPQPFIDQYCFRAPYIASLLREGLQIKDNQVIIGSGSITWTLGVALLEAGQALSTRIDIQGYRILHREINPNILIVLFLISIVLVICAILCVSNSIPRSFRKSYLPVYRQNSAGSSVLGMGPPFRFQLWSPINSGDGRTKTPLSPTVAGSDPSPFSMSHGLGGSSVQLMESSRQSLGVYHSYSVGSLGQMQFSSGVRNPSRGQTTLQSRRSQSREDLSSTLADIHVPKV; translated from the exons ATGCGACTTTCATCTTCTCTTCAAGATCTGCCGACCTTCACTAGAATTGATGCTTTAGAAAGGGGCTCTAGCATTGGCAGTGATCTGAGCTCAGGGCGTGCAAAGCCTGTACGCACGCTTCAAAGAGATGGTCCGGTGGCAAGCTTTTCAAAAGAAAGAACACCCCCATCATCACCGACAAATCGAAAGAAATGCATGAGAGCAGCCGGTTGCGCTATTGCGCTGATCTTGTTGGTGTTCTTCGCATATGCTTCTTGGAGATATTTCCATTTATTCCTCTCTCAAGGAAACTCTGAATACTATGTGGTTCTTGATTGTGGCAGCACAGGTACAAGAGTGTATGTCTATGAATGGCACATCAATCATAATGATGCAAATGGATTTCCTATTGTTTTGAAACCTTTAGGGAATGCTCCTAAGAAGAAATCTGGTAAATTAACTCGACTGTACCAGCGAATGGAGACTGAACCTGGATTGAGCAAACTTGTTCACAATGAAGCTGGATTGAAGAAGGCACTAGAGCCCCTCCTTCAAATGGCTGAGAAGCAGATCCCCAGACGAGCACACAAACACACTCCACTTTTTTTATATGCTACAGCTGGCGTCCGCAAGCTACCTAGTGCAGACTCAGAGTGGCTCCTGGATAAGGCCTGGGATGTTCTGAAGAATTCATCATTTTTATGTAGTAGAGACAGGGTTAAGATCATCACTGGCATGGACGAAGCTTATTATGGATGGATAGCTCTTAATCATCACATGAACATGCTTGGCACCTCATCATCTAAAATGACGTATGGTTCACTTGATTTAGGTGGATCATCATTACAGGTTACATTTGAGACTGATAAAACAGTACAGGATGAGACAAGCATTAGTCTGAGGATTGGTTCTGTCGATCATCATCTTAGTGCTTATTCTCTTACTGGTTATGGATTAAATGATGCATTTGACAAATCCGTAGCACATCTAGTGAAAAAGTTGGGAGGAGTAGCTAATAATGGCAAAGTTCAAGTCAAACACCCTTGTTTACAGACTGGATACAAAGAAGATTATGTTTGTTCTTACTGCCACCCTCTAAAACAAGATGGAAGTCCCAGAGTTGGTGAGAAGACAACTGGCAAAGAGAAGCAGGGAGTAGCTGTTGAActtgttggagcacctcagtgGAATGAATGCAGTGCTCTTGCAAAAGTAACAGTTAATCTTTCAGAGTGGTCCAGTGCAAGTCCAGGACTTGATTGTAACCTTCATCCTTGTGCTCTTGCTTCTAACTTTCCCCAACCACATGGGAAGTTTTTTGCTATGTCTGGCTTCTTTGtggtttttaaattttttaatttgACTGCTGATGCCACTCTGGTTGATGTTCTAAAAAGAGGTCAGGAATTTTGTGAAAAACCATGGAAAGTTGCAAAGAGTAGTGTTCCTCCACAGCCGTTTATAGACCAGTACTGCTTCAGGGCTCCTTATATTGCATCGCTACTGAGAGAGGGGTTGCAGATTAAAGATAATCAGGTGATAATTGGCTCTGGCAGTATTACTTGGACTCTTGGGGTTGCTTTGTTGGAAGCTGGTCAGGCATTGTCTACACGAATCGATATTCAAGGATACAGAATACTGCACCGGGAGATAAACCCAAATATTCTCATAGTATTGTTTCTGATTTCGATTGTGTTGGTCATATGTGCCATATTATGTGTCAGCAATTCAATCCCAAGATCATTCCGCAAGTCTTATCTGCCAGTTTATAGGCAGAATTCTGCAGGAAGTTCTGTTCTTGGTATGGGGCCGCCTTTCAGATTTCAGTTATGGAGTCCTATCAACTCAG GTGATGGAAGAACAAAGACACCCCTGAGCCCTACTGTAGCTGGGTCAGATCCCAGTCCGTTCAGTATGAGCCATGGATTAGGAGGCAGTAGCGTTCAGCTTATGGAGTCCTCTAGACAATCCTTGGGTGTCTATCACAGCTATTCTGTTGGAAGCTTAGGTCAGATGCAGTTTTCCAGTGGAGTGAGGAACCCTAGCCGAGGTCAGACTACACTTCAAAGCCGGCGGTCACAATCAAGAGAAGATCTCAGTTCCACATTAGCTGATATTCATGTTCCAAAGGTGTAG
- the LOC120698413 gene encoding 40S ribosomal protein S23, producing the protein MGKTRGMGAGRKLKTHRRNQRWADKAYKKSHLGNEWKKPFAGSSHAKGIVLEKIGIEAKQPNSAIRKCARVQLVKNGKKIAAFVPNDGCLNYIEENDEVLIAGFGRKGHAVGDIPGVRFKVVKVSGVSLLALFKEKKEKPRS; encoded by the exons ATGGG GAAGACACGAGGTATGGGAGCTGGGCGCAAGCTCAAGACCCACCGCAGGAACCAGAGGTGGGCTGACAAGGCATACAAGAAGAGCCACTTGGGTAATGAATGGAAGAAACCGTTTGCTGGATCATCTCATGCCAAGGGCATCGTTCTGGAGAAGAT TGGTATTGAGGCCAAGCAACCGAACTCTGCCATCCGTAAGTGTGCTCGTGTTCAGCTGGTGAAGAACGGGAAGAAGATTGCTGCCTTTGTGCCGAATGATGGTTGCCTTAACTACATTGAGGAGAAT GATGAGGTGCTGATTGCTGGATTCGGTCGTAAGGGACATGCCGTGGGAGATATTCCCGGTGTCAGGTTCAAGGTTGTGAAGGTTTCTGGTGTGTCCCTGCTCGCCCTcttcaaggagaagaaggagaagccaAGGTCATAG